In one Fusarium falciforme chromosome 5, complete sequence genomic region, the following are encoded:
- a CDS encoding FAD-binding PCMH-type domain-containing protein produces the protein MRSQLLRGLIGLAALVSPSLAVPTKREAVTSCLTNAKVPIDTKGSQTWTQDGTAYNLRLQFEPVAIAVPTTGAQISAAVSCGSKHGVSVSGKSGGHSYTSLGLGGEDGHLVIELDRLYSVKLAKDGTAKIQPGARLGHVATELYNQGKRALSHGTCSGVGLGGHALHGGYGMVSRKHGLTLDWIIGATVVLYDGKVVHCSKTERSDLFWAIRGAGASFGIVAELEFNTFPAPEEMTYFDIGLNWDQQTAAQGLWDVQEFGKTMPSEITMQVAIRKDGYSIDGAYVGDEAGLQKALQPLLSKLNVQVSASTVGWIDFVTHFAGTSDINLTSASYNAHDTFYATSLTTRELSLEQFKSFVNSISTTGKSSSHSWWIQMDIQGGQYSAVAKPKPTDMAYVHRDALLLFQFYDSVPQGQKYPNDGFSLLTTLRQSISKSLREGTWGIYANYPDSQLKADRAAEMYWGSNLERLQKVKAAYDPKNIFRNPQSVKPKA, from the exons ATGCGTTCTCAACTGCTCCGCGGGCTAATTGGCCTTGCTGCCCTGGTCTCTCCATCATTAGCCGTCCCCACCAAGCGAGAGGCTGTCACTAGCTGTCTCACCAACGCCAAAGTCCCCATCGACACCAAAGGTAGCCAAACCTGGACCCAAGACGGTACAGCATACAACCTACGACTTCAATTTGAACCAGTTGCAATCGCGGTCCCGACCACTGGCGCTCAGATATCTGCTGCCGTATCCTGCGGCTCAAAGCATGGTGTTTCTGTGAGCGGCAAGAGTGGTGGCCACAGCTACACTTCACTTGGCCTCGGCGGAGAGGACGGACACCTTGTGATCGAGCTCGACCGCTTGTATAGCGTGAAGCTAGCCAAGGATGGGACAGCCAAGATCCAGCCTGGAGCAAGACTTGGACATGTAGCCACCGAGTTATACAACCAGGGCAAGAGGGCTCTTTCTCACGGCACATGCTCCGG AGTTGGTCTTGGTGGACATGCCTTGCACGGCGGCTACGGCATGGTCTCACGAAAGCATGGCTTGACCCTTGACTGGATTATTGGCGCTACAGTCGTCCTCTATGATGGCAAAGTCGTCCACTGTTCCAAGACAGAGCGATCAGATCTCTTCTGGGCTATTAGAGGCGCTGGAGCCTCCTTCGGAATTGTCGCCGAGCTCGAATTCAACACATTCCCTGCCCCCGAGGAGATGACATACTTCGATATTGGTCTCAACTGGGATCAACAAACCGCCGCTCAAGGTCTTTGGGACGTGCAAGAGTTTGGCAAGACTATGCCGAGCGAGATTACGATGCAGGTGGCTATTCGAAAGGATGGATATAGCATCGATGGTGCCTACGTCGGTGACGAGGCCGGCCTGCAAAAGGCTCTCCAGCCACTTCTCAGCAAGCTCAACGTCCAAGTGAGCGCTTCGACTGTTGGATGGATTGACTTTGTTACCCACTTTGCTGGTACTTCAGACATTAACCTAACTAGTGCCTCCTATAATGCG CACGATACTTTTTACGCCACAAGCCTGACTACTCGAGAGCTCTCCCTAGAGCAGTTCAAATCTTTTGTCAACTCCATTTCCACCACAGGCAAAAGCAGCAGCCACTCCTGGTGGATCCAGATGGATATCCAAGGTGGCCAGTACTCAGCTGTGgcgaagcccaagcccaccgACATGGCCTACGTTCACCGCGACGCGCTGCTGCTCTTCCAGTTCTACGACAGTGTGCCGCAGGGGCAAAAGTATCCCAACGACGGCTTCTCGCTGCTCACGACCCTGCGCCAAAGCATTTCCAAGTCTCTTCGCGAGGGCACCTGGGGCATATATGCCAATTACCCCGATTCGCAGCTGAAGGCTGACAGGGCTGCTGAGATGTACTGGGGATCCAACTTGGAAAGACTTCAAAAGGTCAAGGCTGCCTATGACCCGAAGAACATCTTCCGGAACCCCCAGTCTGTCAAGCCAAAGGCGTAG